A region from the Gemmatimonas aurantiaca genome encodes:
- the proB gene encoding glutamate 5-kinase gives MSKSHTDTKDTAGARPMRRWVVKAGSNMVCSGGPLLLRAWMQQVAHLRREHGIEVIWVTSGAIASAADRVPSARKKNRTLSEKQALSAIGQPMVMDLYNLALNATGLMGAQILLTYDDIADDQRRRNFQNTVEQLLTWGITPVLNENDAVATEEIKFGDNDSLSARVAWVTRAERLLILTDVAGLYDSDPRKNPQAARVPRLEQVTTALIDSTDKGGGSSRGTGGMYSKLSAAQLAADHGVETWLVQGDVPAVLLQVASDADIGTRIAARRRRGEK, from the coding sequence ATGAGCAAGTCGCACACGGATACGAAGGATACGGCGGGCGCCCGGCCCATGCGGCGCTGGGTCGTGAAGGCGGGCAGCAACATGGTCTGCAGCGGTGGTCCGCTGTTGCTGCGGGCCTGGATGCAGCAGGTCGCGCACCTGCGGCGGGAACACGGCATCGAAGTGATCTGGGTGACGTCCGGGGCCATCGCCTCGGCCGCCGATCGGGTCCCGTCGGCCAGAAAGAAGAACCGCACGCTGTCGGAGAAACAGGCGCTCAGTGCCATCGGGCAGCCGATGGTCATGGATCTCTACAACCTCGCGCTCAATGCCACGGGCCTGATGGGCGCGCAGATCCTGCTCACCTACGACGACATCGCCGACGACCAACGCCGGCGCAATTTCCAGAATACCGTCGAGCAGTTGCTGACGTGGGGCATCACCCCCGTTCTCAACGAGAACGACGCCGTCGCCACCGAAGAGATCAAGTTCGGCGACAACGACAGCCTGTCGGCCCGCGTGGCGTGGGTGACCAGAGCCGAGCGACTGCTCATTCTCACCGACGTGGCCGGTCTGTACGACAGCGACCCGCGCAAGAACCCGCAGGCGGCGCGGGTGCCCCGTCTCGAGCAGGTCACGACCGCACTGATCGACAGCACCGACAAGGGTGGCGGCTCCTCACGCGGCACGGGCGGCATGTATTCCAAGCTGAGCGCCGCGCAGCTCGCCGCCGATCACGGCGTGGAGACGTGGCTCGTGCAGGGGGATGTCCCGGCGGTCCTGCTGCAGGTTGCCAGCGATGCCGACATCGGCACACGGATCGCCGCCAGACGCCGGCGGGGAGAGAAGTGA
- a CDS encoding glutamate-5-semialdehyde dehydrogenase translates to MAMTMTTPDAMHDRLVALRGAARRLRATDAATRNDVLLRAADLLDARVDPILAANQLDLDALPASADTAFRDRLLLTPARIAHMATSLRQVAALPDPVGEVVDQHTLANGLRVRRVRSPLGVILMIFESRPNVAVEAFSLGFKAGNTMILRGGKESARTTAVLYDLLGEALAAAGVGAACLWGIADPDRRIVEYLLAQKHFIDVVVPRGGDALIDYVSRTSSIPVIKNDRGLCHVYVHEDADLDMAAAIVLNAKTQRPGVCNAMETLLVHERVAATLLPMLQQRMPQVRWLGCARSLALLTASPDQVAAANDESWDTEHLSLVLNCRVVDSLDEALAHIEAHGSRHSESIVTASAETAQRFQQDIDAAAVYWNASTRFTDGFELGLGGELGISTQKLHVRGPVGLRELTSVRWLMDGTGQIRS, encoded by the coding sequence ATGGCCATGACCATGACGACACCGGACGCGATGCACGACCGGCTCGTCGCCCTTCGCGGCGCGGCGCGGCGGTTGCGGGCCACCGATGCGGCTACCCGCAACGATGTCCTTCTGCGCGCCGCCGACCTGCTGGATGCACGCGTGGACCCCATTCTCGCGGCCAACCAGCTGGATCTCGATGCCCTGCCCGCTTCGGCGGATACGGCGTTTCGCGACCGGCTCCTGCTCACACCGGCCCGCATCGCGCACATGGCCACGAGCCTCCGGCAGGTGGCGGCGCTCCCCGATCCGGTGGGGGAAGTGGTCGACCAGCATACACTCGCCAACGGACTTCGGGTGCGCCGTGTGCGCTCGCCGCTGGGCGTGATTCTCATGATCTTCGAGTCGCGCCCCAACGTGGCCGTCGAAGCGTTCTCGCTGGGCTTCAAAGCCGGCAACACGATGATCTTGCGGGGCGGCAAGGAATCCGCCCGCACCACGGCCGTCCTCTACGACCTGCTCGGCGAAGCACTCGCGGCGGCCGGCGTGGGCGCGGCCTGTCTGTGGGGCATTGCCGATCCCGATCGGCGCATCGTGGAGTACCTGCTCGCCCAGAAACACTTCATCGACGTGGTGGTGCCCCGGGGCGGTGATGCGCTCATCGACTACGTCTCACGCACCTCGAGCATTCCGGTCATCAAGAACGATCGTGGCCTGTGTCACGTATACGTGCACGAGGACGCCGATCTCGACATGGCCGCGGCCATCGTGCTGAACGCCAAGACGCAGCGTCCGGGCGTGTGCAATGCCATGGAGACGCTGCTGGTGCATGAACGCGTCGCGGCTACGCTGCTGCCCATGCTGCAACAGCGCATGCCGCAGGTGCGTTGGCTGGGATGTGCCCGTTCGCTCGCCCTGCTGACTGCATCACCCGACCAGGTGGCGGCAGCGAATGACGAGAGCTGGGATACGGAGCATCTGAGCCTCGTGCTCAACTGCCGTGTGGTGGATTCGCTCGACGAGGCACTGGCGCACATCGAGGCGCACGGTTCCCGGCACTCCGAGTCCATCGTCACCGCATCGGCGGAAACCGCGCAGCGTTTTCAGCAGGACATCGACGCGGCCGCGGTCTACTGGAATGCGTCCACGCGGTTCACCGACGGGTTCGAGCTGGGCCTGGGCGGAGAGTTGGGAATCAGCACGCAGAAGTTGCATGTTCGTGGTCCGGTCGGACTGCGCGAGCTCACCAGCGTTCGCTGGCTCATGGATGGAACCGGACAGATACGGAGTTGA
- a CDS encoding ABC transporter permease translates to MTVTPRGTHVPGLSNVLSAAIVGIGSLRENPLRTMLSTLGVIIGVGALVSVLSLSDAMQRFVRGEVSRTTDLQNVAIQAQTQVMVQGVATPVRNYPVFTLRDLDDIQSGITPLTGAGMMLAGSARVTYPRTGNQRQVNITASTAGVEKISSPRLLSGRFFTGTEASRNAPVIVLSYLLAEELAAERGVHSMLGAFVRVHGIPMEVIGILALNKGERGYAATVPFAAAATLLSGTTSLRTPTLLLKATSVEDVQRVKRDVEDWLATRYRGWETSVRISTREGMLDQATQGLAIMKVFLGVLAGISLLVGGIGIMNIMLASVTERTREIGISKAIGARSRDIQWQFLTEAVAVSCFGSTAGVLLGAVISAGTLVGIRRWFGAEHMTFILTPGTVLVAAAAAVTIGVVFGTYPARRAGRLSPIDAIRHE, encoded by the coding sequence ATGACGGTCACGCCCCGTGGCACGCATGTCCCGGGCCTCTCCAATGTCCTGTCCGCGGCAATAGTGGGAATCGGTTCTCTTCGTGAGAATCCACTGCGCACCATGCTCTCCACGCTGGGTGTCATCATCGGCGTCGGCGCGCTGGTGTCCGTCTTGTCGTTGAGTGACGCCATGCAGCGGTTCGTCCGCGGTGAAGTGTCCCGCACCACAGATCTGCAGAATGTCGCCATTCAGGCGCAGACCCAGGTGATGGTGCAGGGCGTCGCCACGCCCGTGCGCAACTACCCGGTGTTCACGTTGCGTGATCTCGACGACATCCAGAGCGGGATCACGCCATTGACCGGGGCCGGGATGATGCTTGCCGGATCGGCACGTGTGACCTATCCCCGTACCGGCAATCAACGCCAGGTGAACATCACGGCATCCACGGCCGGCGTCGAAAAGATCTCGTCACCCAGACTGCTCTCCGGTCGATTCTTCACGGGCACGGAAGCCTCACGCAATGCGCCGGTCATCGTGCTCTCGTACCTGCTGGCCGAGGAACTCGCGGCGGAGCGCGGCGTGCATTCCATGCTGGGCGCGTTCGTGCGGGTACACGGCATCCCCATGGAAGTCATCGGCATCCTGGCCCTGAACAAAGGCGAACGCGGTTACGCGGCCACCGTGCCCTTCGCGGCGGCAGCCACGCTGCTGAGTGGCACGACGTCACTGCGTACCCCCACGTTGCTGCTCAAGGCGACCTCCGTGGAAGACGTGCAACGGGTGAAGCGCGATGTGGAAGACTGGCTGGCCACACGCTATCGCGGCTGGGAGACGTCGGTCCGGATATCGACGCGGGAAGGCATGCTGGATCAGGCCACCCAGGGGCTCGCGATCATGAAAGTGTTTCTTGGCGTGCTCGCCGGAATCTCCCTGCTGGTGGGCGGCATCGGCATCATGAACATCATGCTGGCCAGTGTGACCGAGCGAACGCGGGAGATCGGCATCAGCAAAGCCATCGGCGCCCGGTCGCGCGACATCCAGTGGCAGTTCCTCACCGAGGCCGTGGCGGTGTCCTGTTTCGGCAGCACGGCGGGCGTGCTGCTGGGGGCGGTGATCAGCGCCGGCACGCTCGTGGGCATCCGGCGATGGTTCGGGGCCGAGCACATGACCTTCATACTGACCCCGGGTACGGTGCTGGTGGCCGCCGCCGCCGCGGTGACCATCGGGGTGGTCTTCGGGACCTATCCCGCACGCCGTGCCGGACGTCTGAGCCCCATCGACGCCATTCGTCACGAATAG
- a CDS encoding LytTR family DNA-binding domain-containing protein, translating to MRCLIVEDEPLAADRLTDYIQRLPFLRLVGSFDNADDALSWLLSNPVDLLFLDISLGGMSGIELLETLMVNSQVVLTTAHPEFALKGYELKVTDYLLKPFTFQRFVQAVERAQSLMPAVTSPQRPALHASAARGFIFVRTEFRLERVRLADVLYIEGDGDYRQIHTTQKRLTTSETLADLETRLPADRICRVHKSFMVALDKIDTIERDRISIRNRLIPVSATYRDRFYALIGHGTPPYGTPPYGAPR from the coding sequence ATGCGCTGTCTCATCGTTGAGGACGAGCCGCTCGCGGCCGATCGACTCACGGACTACATCCAGCGTCTGCCATTCCTTCGGCTCGTCGGCAGCTTCGACAACGCCGACGACGCGCTGTCCTGGCTGCTGAGCAATCCGGTCGACCTGCTGTTCCTCGACATCAGCCTGGGCGGGATGTCGGGCATCGAATTGCTGGAAACGCTGATGGTGAACAGTCAGGTCGTCCTCACCACGGCCCACCCCGAGTTTGCGCTCAAGGGATACGAACTCAAGGTCACCGACTATCTGCTCAAACCGTTCACGTTCCAGCGTTTTGTTCAGGCGGTGGAGCGGGCGCAGTCGCTGATGCCGGCCGTCACATCCCCTCAACGCCCTGCGCTGCACGCCTCGGCGGCCCGTGGGTTCATCTTCGTGCGCACCGAGTTCCGGCTCGAACGGGTACGACTGGCCGATGTGCTCTACATCGAAGGCGACGGGGACTATCGGCAGATTCACACCACGCAGAAACGTCTCACGACGTCCGAAACACTGGCCGATCTGGAGACGCGTCTGCCCGCCGATCGCATCTGCCGTGTGCACAAATCGTTCATGGTGGCACTCGACAAGATCGACACCATCGAACGCGATCGCATCAGCATCCGCAACAGACTGATCCCCGTGTCGGCCACGTATCGCGATCGTTTCTACGCGCTCATCGGACACGGCACGCCGCCATACGGCACGCCGCCATACGGTGCTCCACGATGA